A single genomic interval of Blochmannia endosymbiont of Camponotus sp. C-003 harbors:
- the holA gene encoding DNA polymerase III subunit delta, giving the protein MIWIYPEQLLIELKKKLRSVYVLCGNDSYFLRDSYLNIVQSARMLNFNESVNVELDMYFDWESIFNLFRVSSLFEKRRIFLLKFPRNYPVTFLKKNVPLLSSFLHDDLVLILHVHESNQINKNNIWLQCFRKIGMFVDCNTPSYTRLMMWVENKAKNMKLVIEDLACQLLCYYYEGNLTLLNQTLHNLFLIYPDGNLNFIRVKKIATDSALFNMHHWIESILIGKKQRSDRILKQLEHVGVDLELLLFKIKSEILMLTNIKYSMLQGESLFNLLKKYKIYKKYHGTLLSRAVNRLSLYQLHQAIELLVQIELTYKKNYMDLSRSSFELLSLILCCDKQVVLT; this is encoded by the coding sequence ATGATTTGGATATATCCAGAACAATTGTTGATAGAATTAAAAAAAAAATTGAGATCTGTTTATGTGCTATGCGGAAACGATTCTTATTTTTTGAGAGATAGTTATCTGAATATTGTTCAGTCAGCTAGAATGCTAAATTTCAATGAATCTGTTAATGTAGAATTGGATATGTATTTCGATTGGGAGAGCATATTTAATTTATTCAGAGTATCAAGTTTATTTGAAAAACGTAGAATATTTTTACTGAAATTCCCTCGAAACTATCCTGTTACTTTTTTAAAAAAAAATGTACCTTTATTATCCTCGTTTCTTCATGATGATTTAGTATTAATTTTACATGTTCATGAGTCAAATCAAATTAATAAAAATAATATTTGGTTACAATGTTTTAGAAAAATAGGAATGTTTGTTGATTGCAACACTCCATCATATACCCGTTTGATGATGTGGGTGGAAAACAAAGCTAAAAATATGAAACTTGTTATAGAAGATTTAGCTTGTCAATTATTATGTTATTATTATGAAGGTAATTTAACATTATTAAATCAAACGTTGCATAATCTGTTTTTAATCTATCCTGATGGAAATTTAAATTTTATTCGTGTAAAAAAAATAGCGACTGATTCGGCATTGTTTAATATGCACCATTGGATAGAATCGATTTTAATAGGCAAAAAACAACGTTCTGATCGTATCTTAAAACAATTGGAACACGTAGGTGTCGATTTAGAACTACTATTATTCAAAATTAAATCTGAGATACTAATGTTAACTAACATCAAGTATAGTATGCTCCAAGGAGAATCGTTATTTAATTTATTAAAAAAATATAAAATATACAAAAAGTATCACGGTACGTTATTATCGAGAGCAGTTAATCGATTAAGTTTATACCAATTACATCAGGCGATAGAATTATTAGTACAAATAGAATTAACATACAAAAAGAATTATATGGATTTATCCCGATCAAGTTTTGAATTATTATCACTCATACTATGTTGCGACAAACAAGTTGTTCTGACATAG
- the rsfS gene encoding ribosome silencing factor yields the protein MQSDVLKEFVVNVICNMQGQDIICFDMSGKINITDIMIICTGMSRRHVISISQDILRESRSLGLQPYGTEGMSIGEWVLVDLGNLVIHVMQKEIRKLYELEKLWN from the coding sequence GTGCAATCCGATGTTCTAAAAGAATTTGTAGTTAATGTTATATGTAATATGCAGGGACAGGATATTATATGTTTTGATATGTCTGGTAAAATTAATATTACAGATATCATGATTATTTGTACTGGTATGTCTCGTCGTCATGTGATTTCTATATCTCAGGATATACTACGAGAATCCCGTAGTTTAGGTTTACAACCTTATGGTACAGAAGGTATGAGTATTGGTGAATGGGTTTTAGTAGATTTAGGTAATTTAGTTATACATGTAATGCAAAAAGAAATTCGTAAATTATATGAATTAGAGAAGCTTTGGAATTAA
- the mrdA gene encoding peptidoglycan DD-transpeptidase MrdA — protein sequence MKFNAHQIFHNYSAESLSFVRRVTIACVFMLLVIGILFVHLYLIQIVHFDMYTTRSNENRIKIIPIPPKRGIIYDQNGIALALNRTIYQLEVVPEDAANLSHTIHELKLLLNLSDHDIERFERIRKHSAQFVSLPIKIDLTEEQQARFAVNKFRFSGVTIKSYQRRYYPYGSDVTHVIGYVAKINGEDIKRLNKQGILGKYIAAPNIGKLGIERYYENILHGTPGYGAVEINNRGKVIRELYKKYPIPGKNIVLTLDLNLQQYIIKLLVGNRSSVIVIDPRNGGIKALISHPSYNPNLFVDGISNTEYSILLKDNNCPLLNRATQGIYPPASTVKPYISVSALTLGVVNQNFLFSDPGWWQLPGSEKRYRDWKRWGHGELNITKALEESSDTFFYQIAYKMGIDNLSEWMRKFGYGRYTGIDLFEELTGVMPTKAWKIQRFKQPWYQGDTIPVGIGQGYWTATPVQMSKALITLINDGNVRVPHLLDSIVLEKDHVPYHQTEFDQVGDPKSNVWKIAKDGMFGAANRPNGTVSKSFADASYKAAAKSGTAQLFSLKSNQNYDPSKISESLRDHKLMTAFAPYENPTVAVVVILENARIGVSIGSITRKIFDYVLLQ from the coding sequence ATGAAGTTCAATGCTCATCAAATTTTTCATAATTATTCAGCGGAATCGTTGTCGTTTGTACGTCGTGTAACTATTGCGTGTGTTTTTATGTTGTTGGTCATTGGAATTTTATTTGTTCACCTATATCTAATACAGATAGTTCATTTTGATATGTATACTACTCGTTCCAATGAAAATCGGATTAAGATCATTCCTATTCCGCCTAAAAGGGGAATTATTTATGATCAAAATGGAATAGCTTTAGCATTAAATCGCACTATTTACCAATTAGAAGTGGTTCCGGAAGATGCAGCAAATTTAAGCCATACGATTCATGAATTAAAACTATTATTAAATTTAAGTGATCATGATATAGAACGTTTTGAAAGAATTCGGAAACATTCTGCTCAATTTGTTTCATTGCCTATTAAAATTGATTTAACGGAAGAACAACAAGCTCGATTTGCTGTTAATAAGTTTAGGTTTTCTGGGGTCACGATCAAAAGTTATCAACGTCGTTACTATCCTTATGGATCTGATGTAACTCACGTTATCGGATACGTTGCTAAAATTAATGGAGAGGATATAAAACGATTAAACAAGCAGGGTATTTTGGGTAAATATATTGCAGCTCCTAATATAGGCAAATTAGGCATTGAACGCTATTACGAAAATATTTTACATGGGACACCGGGTTATGGAGCTGTAGAAATAAATAATCGTGGAAAAGTAATTAGAGAATTATATAAAAAATATCCAATACCAGGAAAAAATATTGTTTTAACATTAGATTTGAATTTACAACAATACATTATAAAATTATTGGTAGGCAATCGGTCTTCTGTGATAGTTATTGACCCGAGAAATGGGGGGATCAAAGCTTTAATTTCTCATCCTAGTTATAATCCAAACTTGTTTGTTGATGGTATCTCCAATACAGAATATAGTATTTTATTAAAGGATAACAATTGTCCTTTGCTTAATCGCGCTACTCAAGGGATATATCCTCCTGCATCTACAGTAAAACCTTATATTTCTGTATCCGCTTTAACATTGGGAGTGGTTAATCAGAATTTTTTGTTTTCCGATCCTGGGTGGTGGCAATTACCTGGTTCAGAAAAACGTTATCGTGATTGGAAACGTTGGGGGCATGGTGAACTAAATATCACGAAAGCTCTTGAAGAATCTTCTGATACTTTTTTTTATCAAATAGCCTACAAAATGGGAATAGATAATTTATCAGAATGGATGCGTAAATTTGGGTATGGTCGATATACTGGTATTGATCTATTTGAAGAGTTAACTGGTGTTATGCCAACCAAAGCATGGAAAATACAACGTTTCAAGCAACCATGGTATCAAGGGGATACAATACCGGTAGGAATTGGACAAGGTTATTGGACTGCTACTCCTGTGCAAATGTCTAAAGCTTTAATTACTTTAATTAATGATGGCAACGTGCGTGTTCCACATTTGCTTGATAGTATTGTATTAGAAAAAGATCATGTTCCATATCATCAAACAGAATTTGATCAAGTAGGCGATCCAAAATCAAATGTATGGAAAATTGCTAAAGATGGAATGTTCGGAGCAGCTAATCGTCCAAATGGCACAGTAAGCAAAAGTTTTGCTGACGCTTCATATAAAGCAGCGGCAAAATCTGGTACGGCGCAATTATTTAGTTTAAAAAGTAACCAAAATTATGATCCCAGTAAGATTTCTGAATCTCTTAGAGACCATAAATTGATGACTGCCTTTGCTCCATACGAAAATCCCACGGTAGCTGTAGTGGTAATTTTAGAAAACGCTAGAATTGGAGTATCAATAGGATCAATTACAAGAAAGATATTTGATTATGTTTTACTACAATAA
- the rodA gene encoding rod shape-determining protein RodA, which yields MYQIIQKNSLWNKYHIDLTLFLLIICLLLYGTFIMWSACGQNFEMIQLKVLQMIGGLLLMFFLAQVPPRVYEFWTPYIYFLCLILLILVNMIGQVSKGAQRWLDFGIIRFQPSEIVKISVVLMAARYIDREQHPPSIKNVGIVLLLIMTPTIFMLLQPDLGTAILTVSSGFFVLFLSGISWKLILFTLLLIVLFTPIFWFFCMHDYQRSRIEILLHPEIDPQGAGYHIIQSKIAIGSGGFYGKGWLHGTQSQLEFLPERHTDFIFSVIGEELGFFGILILLLLYLGIILRGLLIAVNTQHMFGRLIIGSFMLVLFMYIFVNIGMVSGLLPIVGIPLPLISYGGSSLLVLMAGFGIVMSINGHRKMISKIL from the coding sequence ATGTATCAAATTATTCAAAAAAATTCATTATGGAACAAATATCATATTGATTTAACATTATTTCTGTTAATTATTTGTTTATTATTATATGGAACTTTTATAATGTGGAGTGCGTGTGGTCAAAATTTTGAAATGATCCAATTAAAAGTGTTACAAATGATAGGAGGATTATTGTTGATGTTTTTTTTAGCACAAGTTCCACCTAGAGTTTATGAATTTTGGACACCGTACATATATTTTTTATGTCTTATATTATTAATTTTAGTTAATATGATAGGGCAAGTTAGCAAAGGAGCTCAACGTTGGTTAGATTTTGGTATCATAAGATTTCAACCATCAGAAATAGTTAAGATTTCTGTTGTACTAATGGCAGCGCGTTATATTGATAGAGAGCAACATCCGCCATCTATCAAAAATGTTGGTATCGTACTGTTATTAATTATGACTCCTACCATATTTATGTTGTTACAACCAGATTTAGGGACAGCAATCTTAACGGTCAGTTCTGGATTTTTTGTGTTGTTTTTATCTGGAATTAGTTGGAAATTAATTTTATTTACATTACTATTAATAGTTTTGTTTACTCCTATATTTTGGTTTTTTTGTATGCATGATTACCAGAGATCTAGAATAGAAATATTATTACATCCAGAAATTGATCCGCAGGGCGCTGGATACCACATTATTCAATCAAAAATTGCTATCGGTTCGGGTGGTTTTTATGGAAAAGGGTGGTTACATGGAACACAATCACAGTTAGAATTTTTACCGGAACGTCATACTGACTTTATTTTTTCAGTGATAGGAGAGGAACTAGGATTTTTTGGAATATTAATATTATTGTTGTTGTATTTGGGAATTATATTGCGTGGATTGCTGATTGCTGTTAATACACAGCATATGTTTGGACGATTAATTATCGGTAGTTTTATGTTAGTATTGTTTATGTATATATTCGTAAATATTGGAATGGTTAGTGGTTTATTACCAATAGTAGGTATTCCGTTACCATTAATAAGTTATGGTGGTTCATCTTTATTAGTATTAATGGCGGGATTTGGTATTGTTATGTCAATAAACGGGCATAGAAAAATGATTTCTAAAATTTTATGA